In a genomic window of Drosophila takahashii strain IR98-3 E-12201 chromosome 3L, DtakHiC1v2, whole genome shotgun sequence:
- the Usp5 gene encoding ubiquitin carboxyl-terminal hydrolase 5 — translation MEELRKHLSKVNVPCASGTGSPPIYKDECVYSYDNPETPTGLYVCLHSFLGFGESYVREYAEKTGNQVFLHIQRVKTLKEGLDPEAECDPEAGGPERKITRLAIGVEGGYNDSDMAKKYEIKDTYSIVVAPQLDKKLPYPDPELPMRVTQAVEAILAADSAIAKLEKATLMGTWDGEVRQASKYAENLQQLENGKKIPPSGWQCEKCELTNNLWLNLTDGSIMCGRKFFDGSGGNDHAVEHYRVTGYPLAVKLGTITADGKSDVFSYPEDDMVLDPHLERHLSHFGINMAAMKKSEKSMVELELDINQRIGEWSALTESESELQPLAGPGYTGMRNLGNSCYINSVMQVLFTIPDFQQRYVGTGAQRYFSEFPSDPANDFDIQMAKLGSGLQSGKYSSISENTLDSDHSTGISPAMFKNIVGKNHPDFSTKQQQDANDFYLHLLTLLDRNSRNQRNPADALKFLLEDRVECLASRKVKYKTREEYSFRLPIPLDKATNLDEVREFQEREKAARETGQRLVERDIVRHKVPLQSCLESFFGPELIEQFYSTAIEGKTNARKITRMATMPDCLMIHLGKFTLGDDWVPKKLDVSVDMPDELDLSTWRSAGGLQPGEEALPEPAAEQVKFAFDEAVMSELLTMGFPPEACKRACFHTKNSGLEAASNWLMEHIADEDIAEPFVVPNNRIGDCAASQFVANPESLAMLMSMGFDERQAVAALKATDGNVERATDWIFSHADSIAVEEVAPVSESNAAASSEPNKSNYRDGGGKYKLVAFISHMGTSAQVGHYVCHIRKKGEWVIFNDSKVAKSQNPPKDLGYLYLYMRDQ, via the exons ATGGAGGAACTACGCAAGCATTTATCCAAGGTGAACGTGCCCTGCGCATCTGGGACAGGAAGTCCTCCGATTTACAAGGACGAGTGCGTCTATTCGTACGATAATCCCGAGACGCCCACCGGTTTGTACGTGTGTTTGCACAGCTTTTTGGGCTTCGGCGAGTCGTATGTGCGTGAATATGCCGAAAAGACTGGAAACCAGGTCTTCCTGCACATCCAGCGGGTGAAGACGCTGAAAGAAGGCCTTGATCCGGAGGCGGAATGCGATCCGGAGGCTGGAGGACCCGAGAGAAAGATCACCCGCTTGGCCATCGGCGTGGAGGGCGGCTACAATGACTCCGATATGGCCAAGAAGTACGAGATCAAGGACACCTACAGCATCGTGGTGGCCCCGCAGCTGGACAAGAAGCTGCCCTATCCCGATCCCGAGCTGCCCATGCGCGTCACCCAGGCGGTGGAGGCCATTCTGGCCGCCGATTCGGCCATTGCCAAGCTGGAGAAGGCCACGCTGATGG GCACCTGGGATGGCGAGGTGCGTCAGGCCTCGAAGTACGCGGAGAACCTGCAGCAGCTGGAGAACGGCAAGAAGATTCCCCCCTCCGGCTGGCAGTGCGAGAAGTGCGAGCTGACGAACAACCTCTGGCTGAACCTCACCGACGGCTCCATCATGTGCGGACGCAAGTTCTTCGACGGCAGCGGTGGCAACGATCACGCCGTGGAGCACTACCGGGTCACAGGCTATCCGCTGGCCGTGAAACTGGGCACCATCACCGCCGACGGCAAGTCGGATGTGTTCTCCTATCCCGAGGACGACATGGTGCTGGATCCCCACCTCGAGCGGCATCTCTCGCACTTTGGCATCAACATGGCGGCGATGAAGAAGAGCGAGAAGTCGATGGTGGAGCTGGAACTGGACATTAACCAGCGCATTGGCGAGTGGTCGGCGCTGACGGAGAGCGAAAGTGAGCTGCAGCCGCTGGCGGGACCGGGCTACACGGGCATGCGCAATCTGGGCAACTCGTGCTACATCAACAGCGTGATGCAGGTGCTCTTCACCATTCCCGACTTCCAGCAGCGCTACGTGGGCACCGGAGCCCAGCGCTACTTCAGCGAGTTTCCCAGCGATCCCGCCAACGATTTCGACATTCAGATGGCCAAACTGGGCAGCGGTTTGCAGTCCGGCAAGTACAGCAGCATTTCGGAGAACACCTTGGATTCGGATCACTCCACGGGCATTTCGCCGGCCATGTTTAAAAACATTGTGGGCAAAAATCACCCCGATTTCAGTACCAAACAGCAGCAGGATGCCAACGATTTCTATCTGCATTTGCTCACCCTGCTGGACAGGAATTCGCGCAACCAGCGGAATCCCGCAGATGCTTTGAAGTTTCTGCTGGAGGATCGCGTCGAGTGTTTGGCCAGCCGGAAGGTGAAGTACAAGACGCGCGAGGAGTACAGCTTCCGGCTGCCCATTCCGCTGGACAAGGCCACCAATCTGGATGAAGTGCGCGAGTTTCAGGAGCGCGAGAAGGCGGCCCGCGAGACGGGACAACGGCTGGTGGAGCGGGACATCGTGAGGCACAAGGTGCCGCTGCAGTCGTGCCTGGAGAGCTTCTTTGGGCCGGAGTTAATCGAGCAGTTCTACTCCACTGCCATTGAAGGGAAAACAAATGCCAGGAAGATCACTAGAATGGCCACAATGCCCGATTGCCTGATGATTCACCTGGGAAAGTTCACGCTGGGCGATGATTGGGTGCCCAAGAAGCTGGATGTCTCGGTGGATATGCCAGATGAACTGGATTTGAGCACTTGGCGTTCCGCTGGTGGTTTACAACCTGGCGAGGAGGCTCTTCCCGAGCCCGCGGCGGAGCAGGTGAAGTTTGCCTTCGACGAGGCAGTCATGTCGGAGCTGCTCACCATGGGTTTCCCACCAGAGGCCTGCAAGCGAGCCTGTTTTCACACCAAGAACAGCGGCCTGGAGGCGGCCTCCAACTGGCTAATGGAGCACATTGCCGACGAGGACATCGCGGAGCCTTTTGTGGTGCCCAACAATCGCATTGGCGACTGCGCGGCCAGCCAGTTTGTGGCCAATCCCGAGAGCCTGGCCATGCTGATGAGCATGGGCTTCGACGAGCGGCAGGCTGTGGCCGCTTTAAAAGCCACCGATGGGAATGTGGAGCGTGCCACCGATTGGATCTTCTCGCACGCCGACTCCATTGCCGTTGAGGAAGTTGCCCCCGTCAGCGAATCAAATGCGGCTGCCTCATCAGAACCAAATAAGAGCAACTACCGCGATGGTGGCGGAAAGTATAAGCTAGTGGCCTTCATCTCGCACATGGGCACCTCCGCCCAGGTGGGACACTACGTCTGCCACATCCGCAAGAAGGGCGAGTGGGTGATCTTCAACGACAGCAAGGTGGCCAAGTCGCAGAATCCGCCCAAGGACCTCGGCTACCTGTATCTCTACATGCGCGATCAGTAG